The genomic interval CGCGTCACACCCTATCGCCCTATGTGCGTTACACAGGCTTGGGCGACTCTGACGTGGTGAGCAACGCCTACGAGCCCGCCAGCAAACGCTGGCAAGCCGGCGTGGCTTGGCAATTCACCACACCCTGACACGCCCCCACATGACGGCACGCCTCTATGATGCCGCCATGCTCACCCCTTTAGAAAACTTGCCCATGTGGCGCGCCGAAAGTGGCGCTGCTGCACCACGCCGTGTCGTGGCTGCAGACGACACAACATCGGCCGACACCGCCTACCGCCTTGCCTGTGAAGGTACGGGCCTGTTGTGGCAAGGTGACTTTCACAATGCACGCCAATTGCTACAAGCCTTGGCACGCCGCACAGAGCGCAAGCCTAAAAAATCCAAAAAGGCAGACACTGACGTCACACCTGTGCAAGCCTTCAACCTGCACCGCCAAGCCTTGGGCCAACGCGCCCGCATCTTGGCCATGGTGATCGTGCCGTTGAATGGCGACTACAGCATTCCATTGCGCCGCGCGCCCGATTTGAAACCAGCCTGCACCGAAGCGTGGGGCCCGGCAACAGGCGAGGCCTGCATGGTGTCGCTGCGCGAATTGTTAGGCGTGGTGGGCGCACATGAGTGGCGCAAAAAAGGCGTAGAGATTGCAGCTTTGGGCGACGCGCCCAATAACCGCATCTACCCACACTACGGCGTGTTTTCGCCGGTGCGCGGCGAATATGTGGACCTTGTGGCCAACACACCCATCAAAGACAAATCACTCGCGTTTGACATTGGCGTGGGCACCGGCGTGTTGTCAGCCGTGTTGGCCAAGCGTGGCGTGCAACACATCGTCGCCACCGACCAAGACCCACGCGCCCTCGCCTGCGCGCGCGAAAACCTGCAACGCCTGCAGCGCATCGACAAAGTGGCATTGGTGCAAACCGATTTATTCCCCGAAGGCCAAGCGCCTTTGGTGGTGTGCAACCCACCGTGGGTGCCCGCCCGCCCTAGCTCGCCCATCGAGCATGCGGTGTATGACGAAGGCAGCCGGATGCTGCGTGGCTTTTTAAGTGGCCTGCGAGAGCACCTGGCACCCAACGGCGAGGGTTGGCTCATCTTGTCGGATTTGGCCGAACACCTAGGGCTGCGCACCCGAGAAGAACTGTTGTGCTGGATCAGCGAAGCGGGCTTGCTGCTGCTGGGACGTCACGACATCAAGCCGCGTCATGGCAAAGCCAGCGACGAGACCGACCCGCTGCATGCGGCGCGGGCCAAGGAAGTTACTTCGCTTTGGCGCCTCGGTAGCGCTGCTTGAGCCACGGCCAAAAGCCGCGTTCTTTTTCTTCGCGGCGCTCTTTGGCTGCCGCCGACTCCACCGCCACCGGCGCTTGACTGAGCGCTTGCAACACAAACGCACACACCTCAGGCGTGAAGGGTGCGGGGTGATGTGCCCCCGGCACTTCTAACACTTGGCATTGCGGCAGCTCACGCTTCATCACACGCACCTGCTCAATGGGACAAACGCCCGAATCGCTGCCGTGAATCAAACGCACGGGGCCTTTGAAGTGGCTCAGCAGGTGGCCAAAATTCATGCCCTTCCAATCTTTGCGATACGGTAAGTCAAAGTGCGACGGCGATTGCACCGCCACCACGGCACCCAAACTGACGTTGAACCGTGTCGCCATGACTTGAGGTTCAGGCAAGCGGCCTTCTACCTTCATGCCGTCGTACAAACCGTAAATCGACATCCACGGCAAATTCAAACCGATGTCATTGAAGTGCAAACCATCTATGCGAATGCCAGCTTGGTTCGCCAAATACATCGCCAAAATGCCACCCATGCTGGTGCCCAGCACTTCAAAACGTGTCACGGGCACGTCCGCACGCATGATGACGTGTTGAATGAAAGCCACCGTGTCGGCCAAGTACACCTGCATGGTGTAACCCGCATCGCCTGGCAATGGGCTGGAGTCCCCTCGGCCGCAATGGTCAAGGCTGATGATGCGCAGCCCACGCACCCCCTCAGCAGCTTGCAGCAGCGGGTCAAAGGTGGCGCGTGTTTCCAGCAAGCCTGGCAAACACAACAACACATGGGCACTCTGGGCGTCGCCCACTTGGCTATAAGCCAAATGGCGCTCGGCGGCAGGTAACTGGAAATTGAGAGCTGAAAATTTAGAGACTGTCATAACTGCAATCATCCTAGTCGATACTCAATAGATAAAACTCACACATCGCTCACGATGACGCCATGTCTACCCCTCACGCATTCATGCTCCAAGCCCAAGGCTTGAGCCTCGGCCCTATTCAAAACCTCAACTTCACTTGGCCCACAGGTGTGAGCTGGTTGTGCGGTGATGAAGGCACAGGAAAAACCACGCTGCTGCGTTTGCTGGCGGGCGATGTGCAGCCGACAGCTGGCGCTGTCACCACACCCGAAGGGGGTGTGTTCTGGGCCAACCTGCAAGACCCCGCACACGACACCACCACGGTGCAAGCCAGCTGGGATGCGCTGCGCGCACGCTACCCCAACTGGAACGCGGCATTGCAACAGGATTTGGCTGAAGCGCTCGATATGACCCCACACCTTGAGAAGCGTCTCAACATGCTCTCAGCCGGCAGCCGACGCAAGGTGATGGTGGTGGCAGCTTTGGCATCCGGCGCGACAGTCACACTGCTAGACCAGCCGTTTGCAGCGCTTGACATGGCATCCATCCACATCATTCAAGATTTTTTGCATGAAGCAGTCCATCACACGAGCAGGACTTGGATCGTGGCTGACTATGAAGCACCGGCGCAGTGGCACACCTCACGCGTGCTGAATCTTGACCTGTACGCAAACGGCAGCACCTCCCAATAAAAAAGGGCACTGCAAGCAGTGCCCTTGAGGTTACGTGAGTCCTAGCCGCTTAAAAACGATCCGCGTTCATGACCTTGGTCCAGGCGGCGACAAAATCACGCGCCAGCTTCTCGCGGTTGTCGTCTTGCGCATAAAGCTCGGCATAAGCGCGCAAAACCGAGTTGGAACCAAACACCAAATCGACCCGCGTGGCCGTCCACTTGGCTTGGCCTGTTTGTCGATCACAGATGTCATACGAGTTTCGACCTGTGGGCTTCCACTGGTAAGCCATGTCGGTCAGCGCCACAAAGAAGTCGTTGCTCAAAACCCCCACACGGTCTGTGAACACCCCGTGTTTGGAGCCCCCGTGGTTGGTGCCCAGCACGCGCATGCCGCCCATCAACGCCGTCATCTCGTGGGCAGTCAGCCCCATGAGTTGGGCGCGGTCTAGCAACATCTCTTCGGGGCTCACCGCGTAGTGCTGCTTGACCCAGTTGCGAAAACCGTCATGCAAGGGTTCAAGCACCGCAAACGATTCGGCATCGGTCATGTCTGGCGTCGCGTCACCACGACCCGGCATGAAGGGCACGGGGATGTCAAAGCCTGCAGCCTTCACAGCCTGTGCCACCCCCACATTGCCGGCCAACACGATCACATCGGCCACGCTGGCACCACTGTCTTTGGCGATGCCTTCGAGCACGGCCAGCACTTTGGCCAAGCGTGCGGGCTCATTGCCTTCCCAGTCTTTTTGCGGAGCCAGGCGGATGCGTGCGCCGTTGGCACCGCCGCGCTTGTCGGAGTTGCGAAACGTACGGGCGCTGTCCCAAGCTGTAGAAACCATGTCGCTCACGCTCAAACCGC from Limnohabitans curvus carries:
- a CDS encoding methyltransferase, with the translated sequence MTARLYDAAMLTPLENLPMWRAESGAAAPRRVVAADDTTSADTAYRLACEGTGLLWQGDFHNARQLLQALARRTERKPKKSKKADTDVTPVQAFNLHRQALGQRARILAMVIVPLNGDYSIPLRRAPDLKPACTEAWGPATGEACMVSLRELLGVVGAHEWRKKGVEIAALGDAPNNRIYPHYGVFSPVRGEYVDLVANTPIKDKSLAFDIGVGTGVLSAVLAKRGVQHIVATDQDPRALACARENLQRLQRIDKVALVQTDLFPEGQAPLVVCNPPWVPARPSSPIEHAVYDEGSRMLRGFLSGLREHLAPNGEGWLILSDLAEHLGLRTREELLCWISEAGLLLLGRHDIKPRHGKASDETDPLHAARAKEVTSLWRLGSAA
- a CDS encoding alpha/beta fold hydrolase, yielding MTVSKFSALNFQLPAAERHLAYSQVGDAQSAHVLLCLPGLLETRATFDPLLQAAEGVRGLRIISLDHCGRGDSSPLPGDAGYTMQVYLADTVAFIQHVIMRADVPVTRFEVLGTSMGGILAMYLANQAGIRIDGLHFNDIGLNLPWMSIYGLYDGMKVEGRLPEPQVMATRFNVSLGAVVAVQSPSHFDLPYRKDWKGMNFGHLLSHFKGPVRLIHGSDSGVCPIEQVRVMKRELPQCQVLEVPGAHHPAPFTPEVCAFVLQALSQAPVAVESAAAKERREEKERGFWPWLKQRYRGAKAK
- a CDS encoding ABC transporter ATP-binding protein is translated as MSTPHAFMLQAQGLSLGPIQNLNFTWPTGVSWLCGDEGTGKTTLLRLLAGDVQPTAGAVTTPEGGVFWANLQDPAHDTTTVQASWDALRARYPNWNAALQQDLAEALDMTPHLEKRLNMLSAGSRRKVMVVAALASGATVTLLDQPFAALDMASIHIIQDFLHEAVHHTSRTWIVADYEAPAQWHTSRVLNLDLYANGSTSQ